One stretch of Candidatus Neomarinimicrobiota bacterium DNA includes these proteins:
- a CDS encoding serine/threonine protein phosphatase: MRHLILGDIHGQFDALIRVLKKADYIPKRDMLYCVGDLTDRGPDSAKVLDFCIKHKVLSVRGNHDMWFLEYLTHGYAPMIWLRQGGYETIFSWQKESLSREIVLEYYEKMPYYREIDLGKFSIAVFHGGITPGIPLKDQDPEVLTWDRHFWVFEQDPRLPYDRYFLGHTALSGPAEKNKYNVINLDTGAGYFRVLTSMDMVTLQKYEVNVY; the protein is encoded by the coding sequence ATGCGTCATCTCATTCTTGGTGATATCCACGGACAGTTTGATGCACTGATCCGTGTCCTGAAGAAAGCGGATTATATTCCGAAAAGGGATATGCTTTACTGTGTAGGTGATTTGACGGACCGTGGCCCCGATTCGGCTAAGGTTTTGGATTTTTGCATTAAACACAAGGTTTTATCAGTCCGCGGGAATCATGATATGTGGTTTTTGGAGTATTTAACCCATGGATATGCACCTATGATTTGGTTGCGTCAAGGCGGTTATGAAACTATCTTTTCATGGCAAAAAGAATCCCTCTCCCGCGAAATCGTTTTGGAATATTACGAAAAGATGCCCTATTATCGTGAAATTGACCTGGGGAAATTCTCCATAGCCGTCTTTCACGGGGGGATCACACCGGGAATCCCGCTAAAAGACCAGGACCCTGAAGTTCTTACGTGGGACCGGCACTTTTGGGTATTTGAACAGGATCCCCGGTTGCCGTATGACCGGTACTTTTTAGGACACACAGCCCTTTCAGGACCTGCTGAAAAAAATAAATATAATGTGATAAATCTCGATACCGGTGCCGGATATTTCCGGGTCCTTACATCTATGGATATGGTGACGCTACAAAAGTATGAAGTGAATGTATATTAA
- a CDS encoding aminopeptidase P family protein — MMKTAEKHIAHVEELRCVMADEGIDLWYDSGSDPHLGEYVPDHWQTRKWLSGFSGSAGTLVVTRDFAGLWTDSRYFIQAEKELAGSGITLFRYGNPGVPSVEEYIVKKLPPKSVIGFNGTCLSATKVKTWHKFFIEKDYVYQGNLDLVGCIWSERPSLPHYPAYRYIMDYAGEGSSQKINRIRKYLLENHTEGILFTLLDEIAWILNVRGRDVEYNPLIVSYLWMDRHRIIWFIDPEKVPEDLDSELRDEGVTFKHYEDVHKMLPELCSGQHVLIDTERTSSFHEHLIRKSAHKVIEGESPAALFKSVKNHVEQNGIRSAHIRDGAAMVRWMAWLYKAVKHEKHTEITIADQLEKFRSEQPLFRGLSFSTIAGYGEHGAIVHYSAKEKTASVIKPKGILLVDSGGQYLDGTTDITRTIALSAPTADQKKHFTWVLKGMINLSRAVFPVGTTGANLDILARKFLWQEGLNYGHGTGHGVGCFLNVHEGPQRISLKSDVPLQAGMLMSNEPGIYFEGKYGIRIENLILCRESSKKGFLEFETITLCPIDISLIDAKLLTPEEKQWLNTYHARVRKKISPLLTEEEQQWLMKQTREIS, encoded by the coding sequence GTGATGAAAACAGCAGAAAAACATATTGCTCATGTTGAAGAATTACGTTGTGTCATGGCAGATGAGGGTATTGATCTTTGGTATGATAGCGGGTCTGATCCCCATTTGGGTGAGTATGTCCCGGATCACTGGCAGACACGGAAATGGCTTTCGGGATTTAGCGGTTCGGCAGGGACCTTGGTTGTTACCCGGGATTTTGCCGGATTATGGACGGATTCCCGCTATTTTATACAGGCGGAAAAAGAGCTGGCCGGATCCGGAATCACTCTTTTCCGGTACGGAAATCCTGGGGTTCCTTCTGTCGAAGAATACATAGTGAAAAAACTCCCTCCGAAATCGGTCATCGGTTTCAACGGTACCTGCCTGTCTGCTACCAAGGTTAAAACATGGCATAAATTTTTTATTGAAAAGGATTATGTATATCAGGGAAATTTAGACCTTGTCGGTTGCATCTGGAGTGAAAGGCCATCCTTACCGCACTATCCTGCTTATCGTTATATCATGGATTATGCCGGCGAAGGGAGTTCCCAAAAAATTAACCGCATTCGGAAATATTTACTGGAAAACCATACCGAAGGCATTCTTTTTACACTTCTGGATGAAATCGCTTGGATTTTGAATGTCCGGGGGAGGGATGTTGAATACAATCCTCTGATTGTTTCTTATCTCTGGATGGATCGGCATCGGATTATTTGGTTTATCGATCCCGAAAAGGTTCCGGAAGATTTGGACTCAGAGCTCCGGGATGAGGGTGTAACATTCAAGCACTATGAAGATGTCCATAAAATGCTGCCTGAGCTGTGTTCCGGCCAGCATGTGCTCATTGACACCGAAAGGACATCCTCCTTTCATGAACACCTGATCAGGAAGTCAGCTCATAAAGTGATTGAAGGGGAAAGCCCGGCGGCCCTTTTTAAAAGTGTTAAAAACCATGTTGAACAGAATGGAATCCGGTCGGCTCATATCCGGGACGGGGCTGCCATGGTCCGGTGGATGGCCTGGCTTTATAAAGCAGTGAAACATGAGAAGCATACGGAAATAACTATAGCCGATCAATTAGAAAAATTCCGGTCTGAACAGCCTCTATTTAGGGGACTCTCTTTTTCCACCATTGCCGGATACGGGGAACACGGAGCGATTGTGCATTATTCGGCTAAGGAGAAAACGGCATCTGTCATAAAACCGAAAGGTATTTTACTGGTGGACAGCGGAGGTCAGTATTTAGACGGAACAACAGATATTACCCGTACGATTGCTCTCTCTGCACCAACAGCTGACCAGAAGAAGCACTTTACCTGGGTTCTGAAGGGGATGATCAATTTAAGCCGGGCCGTCTTTCCTGTGGGGACAACCGGTGCCAATCTCGATATTCTGGCGCGGAAATTTCTGTGGCAGGAGGGACTCAATTATGGCCATGGAACAGGACACGGTGTCGGGTGTTTCCTCAATGTGCACGAGGGACCTCAGCGTATATCCCTGAAATCGGATGTGCCCCTGCAAGCAGGGATGCTCATGTCCAACGAACCGGGAATCTACTTTGAAGGGAAATACGGTATCCGGATCGAAAATCTTATTCTATGCCGGGAATCTTCAAAAAAGGGCTTTCTTGAATTTGAAACAATCACTCTCTGTCCAATTGATATCTCTTTGATTGATGCAAAGCTCCTGACACCTGAAGAAAAGCAATGGCTAAATACATACCATGCCCGGGTCCGGAAAAAAATATCACCTCTCCTGACTGAAGAAGAACAGCAATGGCTGATGAAGCAGACACGTGAAATTTCTTGA
- a CDS encoding response regulator yields the protein MKKIVIVEDERIIADDLQLTFKSWGYNNVVIVSSAEDLLEHLDNIKPDLILMDIMLQGKMNGIEAVHIINKKKPIPVIYITAYTNKATIDKAIETNPLGYLIKPFEEYRLKEIVEAAFK from the coding sequence ATGAAAAAAATCGTAATTGTAGAAGACGAACGGATAATAGCTGATGATTTACAGCTCACGTTTAAATCGTGGGGTTATAATAACGTTGTGATAGTCAGCTCGGCAGAAGATCTGCTTGAACATCTGGATAATATCAAACCGGATTTAATCCTCATGGATATTATGCTACAAGGTAAAATGAACGGCATTGAGGCTGTCCACATCATAAACAAGAAAAAACCAATCCCCGTCATCTATATTACGGCTTATACCAACAAAGCCACCATCGACAAAGCGATAGAAACCAATCCCCTGGGATATCTTATTAAACCCTTTGAAGAGTATCGGCTGAAAGAAATAGTAGAAGCGGCCTTCAAATAA
- a CDS encoding pyridoxal phosphate-dependent aminotransferase family protein produces MKKNVPVLRAVDPTHVEFEGDTYLFFGGYDYHRLSWHPEIMDTMNRAARKYGINSGGSRCTTGNHPLHIDLERTLSRFFNLEDALLLPTGYLANIALFQGLRKHFDIVFIDEKSHPCIRNGTYVAGMETLVYPHMDGDFIEKQVQKLPRNKKRFLIVTEGTGSVYSPIVPADQYARIAEKYNGMLLVDEAHTAGILGQTGRGIREHFKICADRYLISGTLSKAFGTYGGFIAGGKKWIETIRCTAHAYQGSSAFPLPLCAAGIKAIDIIDRSPEKVHVLQQTSLKVKKYLAEKGFSLPLTPTPTIPVLYDTPAQTEKLKKILKQAGIYPTYIFYPGGPKAGYFRFALSSAHSEEDIKTFLECIDQSL; encoded by the coding sequence ATGAAAAAAAATGTCCCGGTTTTACGGGCGGTCGATCCTACTCATGTGGAATTTGAGGGGGATACATATCTTTTTTTTGGAGGATATGATTATCACCGGCTTTCCTGGCATCCTGAAATCATGGATACCATGAACCGGGCAGCACGAAAATATGGCATCAATAGCGGTGGTTCACGGTGTACAACCGGAAACCACCCGTTGCATATCGATCTGGAGAGAACTCTTTCACGCTTTTTCAACCTTGAAGATGCCCTCCTGCTCCCTACCGGATATTTAGCAAATATTGCCCTTTTCCAGGGATTGAGAAAGCACTTTGATATCGTCTTTATCGATGAAAAAAGTCACCCGTGTATCCGGAACGGGACTTATGTGGCGGGTATGGAGACACTTGTATATCCCCACATGGATGGTGACTTTATTGAGAAACAGGTTCAAAAGTTACCCCGAAATAAAAAAAGATTCCTTATAGTTACTGAAGGAACCGGCTCGGTGTACAGTCCGATTGTACCTGCTGACCAATATGCCCGTATAGCAGAAAAATATAATGGTATGTTATTGGTGGATGAAGCACATACCGCCGGAATTCTGGGACAAACCGGCCGGGGCATTCGGGAGCATTTTAAAATTTGTGCGGACCGTTATTTGATTTCAGGTACATTAAGCAAAGCCTTTGGAACGTATGGAGGATTTATTGCCGGCGGAAAAAAGTGGATTGAAACTATTCGGTGCACAGCCCATGCCTATCAGGGAAGCTCTGCCTTTCCCCTGCCCCTCTGTGCCGCCGGTATAAAAGCCATTGATATTATTGACCGATCTCCTGAAAAAGTTCACGTGCTGCAACAAACAAGTCTGAAGGTGAAAAAATATCTTGCCGAAAAAGGATTTTCCCTTCCCCTCACTCCCACACCTACAATTCCCGTACTATATGACACGCCGGCTCAAACAGAAAAACTGAAAAAAATTCTCAAACAGGCCGGGATTTATCCAACATACATTTTTTATCCGGGCGGTCCAAAAGCAGGGTACTTCCGTTTTGCCCTTTCCAGTGCTCATTCCGAAGAAGATATTAAAACGTTTCTTGAGTGTATTGATCAAAGCCTTTAA
- a CDS encoding family 10 glycosylhydrolase produces MKVKQLILLTILFALMVSCAGRIEAPVKEARAVWYSRFEYCGSTRTHNQDSIKLHISSVIDKAADANFNIILFQIRGNGDAYYKSDIEPWGKHLTGEFGKDPGWDPLEYAVKKAHSRGLELHAWINTFPVWRGTEPPVKTSPLSPYLAHPEWLVCGTSGKPQPLTNHYVSFSPGIPQVHDYLITLVKDIVSRYDIDGIHFDYIRYPEGSTKNGYSHDSISVRRFQDPEDGNPYGLEWEDWQREQLNQFVYKMYNAIHEMDPALKMSASTIGSYNKGTWNGYHAVYQDGRRWAEMGKVDYLAPMIYWERTHPIQPFMKRSEEWRENAFDRYCFPGMGSYRYNTDKKPHTWDETLGQIRDMRKKGFPGFVFFDAGSLEGHWEDLGFREFATPANIPPMPWLKVQDPVLPENITVEMLDKNLIRIRWNNTTDQWQRYNIFVAKGADIDSLSSHHLRMVTLPGANTAELKISNQDTHIALSALNKAWVESPLSRVIPFRE; encoded by the coding sequence ATGAAAGTAAAACAACTCATCTTACTGACAATTCTGTTTGCACTCATGGTATCCTGTGCCGGACGGATTGAAGCACCTGTTAAGGAAGCCAGAGCTGTCTGGTATTCCCGGTTTGAATATTGCGGATCCACAAGGACTCATAACCAGGACTCCATCAAACTTCACATCAGTTCGGTGATTGACAAAGCGGCAGATGCCAATTTTAACATCATCCTTTTTCAGATCCGGGGAAATGGAGATGCCTATTACAAATCGGATATTGAACCCTGGGGAAAACATCTGACAGGTGAATTCGGAAAAGATCCGGGTTGGGATCCCCTTGAATACGCTGTAAAGAAGGCACACAGCCGCGGTCTGGAACTCCATGCCTGGATAAACACCTTTCCTGTTTGGCGAGGGACGGAACCTCCTGTGAAAACAAGCCCCCTTTCCCCCTATCTTGCCCATCCCGAGTGGCTCGTGTGTGGTACTTCCGGAAAACCCCAGCCTTTAACAAATCACTATGTATCCTTCTCTCCGGGGATTCCGCAGGTCCATGATTACCTGATTACCCTGGTAAAGGATATCGTCAGCCGGTATGATATTGACGGAATTCACTTTGATTATATCCGGTATCCGGAAGGCAGCACCAAAAACGGATACTCCCATGATTCAATCAGTGTCCGGCGTTTTCAGGATCCTGAAGATGGAAATCCTTACGGACTGGAATGGGAAGACTGGCAACGTGAACAATTGAATCAGTTTGTCTACAAAATGTACAATGCAATCCACGAAATGGATCCGGCCCTCAAAATGTCCGCCTCCACCATAGGCAGTTATAACAAAGGGACATGGAACGGTTATCATGCCGTATATCAGGATGGTCGCCGCTGGGCTGAAATGGGGAAAGTGGATTATCTGGCCCCCATGATTTACTGGGAAAGAACTCATCCCATTCAGCCTTTTATGAAACGAAGTGAAGAATGGCGTGAAAATGCCTTCGATAGATACTGTTTCCCCGGTATGGGCAGTTACCGTTACAACACAGACAAAAAACCCCATACCTGGGATGAAACACTGGGGCAAATCAGAGATATGCGTAAAAAAGGGTTCCCGGGTTTTGTCTTTTTTGATGCCGGCAGCCTTGAAGGACACTGGGAGGATTTAGGGTTCAGGGAATTTGCCACTCCTGCCAACATTCCCCCCATGCCCTGGTTGAAAGTTCAGGATCCCGTTTTACCTGAAAATATTACCGTAGAAATGCTGGATAAAAACCTGATCCGGATCCGTTGGAACAATACGACAGATCAATGGCAACGATATAACATATTTGTTGCCAAAGGGGCTGATATCGATTCGCTGTCCTCACATCATCTTCGAATGGTTACACTCCCGGGTGCCAATACAGCCGAACTGAAAATCAGTAACCAGGATACACATATTGCCCTATCCGCACTTAATAAAGCATGGGTTGAAAGCCCTTTAAGCCGGGTTATTCCCTTCAGAGAATAA
- a CDS encoding flavin reductase, translating into MKKDLKKIGLKKLESKIFKLWDDQWFLLSAGDFKKGDFNTMTVAWGSLGIMWSVPFAQVVVRPTRHTYHFMNKYNDFTLCAFPEKYRKDLSYLGSHSGRDEDKIAKTALTPCASDYVKAPSFEEAELIIECQKIYEQDMDPDKFLEDFIHTKYKENDYHRIYFGKILNLLQANRQ; encoded by the coding sequence ATGAAAAAAGACTTGAAGAAAATCGGATTAAAAAAACTTGAATCAAAAATTTTTAAACTATGGGATGATCAGTGGTTTTTGTTGAGTGCCGGTGATTTTAAAAAGGGGGACTTCAACACGATGACTGTTGCCTGGGGGAGTTTGGGCATTATGTGGTCTGTCCCTTTTGCCCAGGTTGTTGTCCGCCCCACACGCCATACCTATCATTTCATGAATAAATATAATGACTTTACCTTGTGTGCCTTTCCGGAGAAATACAGAAAAGATCTGTCCTATCTCGGATCTCATTCAGGCCGGGATGAAGATAAAATTGCAAAAACAGCCCTTACTCCTTGTGCTTCAGATTATGTGAAAGCTCCCTCTTTTGAAGAAGCTGAACTGATTATTGAGTGTCAGAAAATATATGAACAGGATATGGATCCGGATAAATTTCTGGAAGATTTTATCCATACGAAGTATAAAGAAAACGATTACCACAGAATTTATTTTGGGAAAATTCTGAACCTGCTTCAGGCGAATCGACAATAG
- a CDS encoding dipeptide epimerase, translated as MTENMYPAMKIDKINIYPFNIETEEIFKIATMSLSGARNVLVEIKTNQGLTGWGEASPFRAIVGETQGIDLAAAVELREVLLGKNPLEVMARTEEMEAWLPFNTTIRSAFDMALYDIASQAAGLPLYAYLGGTRRPVETDLTIGIGTAEEAAEKTKKILNKGFRMIKTKVGISIEDDLKRLRAIRDTAGPDIKIRIDANQGWDRVTAVRCLDSYEELDIEFCEQPVRARDFEGLKYVSDHSKIPIMADESVFSPQDALEIIRTQAAPLINIKLSKSGGISAGLKIAHIAQAGYISCMTGCMSESGLANTAFTHFAMANSAVKYFDLDANEGHVNEPIKGGAIFEKGHVIVPDEPGIGAIPEPDFIKELSREKI; from the coding sequence ATGACTGAAAATATGTATCCTGCCATGAAGATTGATAAAATAAATATATACCCTTTCAACATTGAAACTGAGGAAATCTTTAAAATTGCCACCATGAGCCTGAGTGGTGCAAGGAATGTTCTTGTGGAAATCAAAACCAATCAGGGTCTCACAGGCTGGGGAGAAGCGAGTCCTTTCCGGGCGATTGTGGGTGAAACTCAGGGCATTGATCTTGCCGCGGCGGTTGAACTCCGGGAGGTGCTTTTGGGTAAAAATCCCCTGGAAGTCATGGCCCGGACGGAAGAGATGGAAGCCTGGCTCCCCTTCAATACAACCATCCGTTCTGCTTTCGACATGGCCTTATATGATATTGCCTCCCAGGCAGCAGGTTTACCCCTTTATGCCTATCTGGGGGGAACGCGTCGACCGGTGGAAACCGATTTGACCATTGGAATCGGAACCGCTGAAGAAGCGGCGGAAAAGACAAAAAAGATTCTGAATAAAGGCTTTCGGATGATCAAAACCAAAGTGGGTATCTCCATTGAGGATGATTTGAAACGGTTGAGAGCCATCCGGGATACCGCCGGTCCGGACATAAAAATCCGGATCGATGCCAATCAGGGCTGGGACCGGGTAACGGCTGTCCGCTGCCTGGATAGCTATGAAGAACTGGATATCGAATTCTGTGAACAGCCGGTCCGCGCCCGGGATTTTGAAGGACTTAAATATGTCTCAGACCACTCAAAGATTCCCATTATGGCCGATGAGTCTGTCTTTTCACCCCAGGATGCACTGGAGATTATCCGGACCCAGGCAGCGCCCCTCATCAATATCAAACTGAGCAAATCAGGCGGTATTTCGGCCGGACTTAAAATCGCCCATATAGCCCAGGCTGGTTATATTTCATGTATGACAGGCTGCATGTCCGAATCAGGATTGGCAAACACGGCTTTTACCCACTTTGCCATGGCTAATTCAGCTGTAAAATATTTTGATCTGGATGCCAATGAAGGACATGTAAATGAACCGATCAAAGGGGGTGCCATTTTTGAAAAGGGCCATGTGATCGTCCCGGATGAGCCGGGTATCGGAGCCATTCCGGAACCGGATTTCATCAAAGAACTCAGCAGGGAGAAAATATAA
- a CDS encoding carboxypeptidase-like regulatory domain-containing protein, giving the protein MKLKILVLSCILSIASGWLYSSTTGKIIGQVTDARTGEPLIGCNIIIEGTYLGAASDMNGDFVILNVPPGEYVIQASMIGYAPQSLQNVSVSVDRTTNLDIEMRVEAVEGEVVTVVADRPMIVRDRTSSASHVSAEDIANMPIETVSEVIGTKAGIVDGHFRGGRKGETMYMVDGVPVTDPFTGNQGVVVDAGAVAELQVITGSFNAEYGNAMSGVVNIVTKDGSNTFSGNIHTYFGDYISNETDYFPHIDNINPFSIKNLQLSFEGPIVKDKLFFYTNVRYYTHEGHLWGQRRFDTDNFFYHLDSPDSVVVTDNYETFMSHMLSINPNYGGDPANDTLTILYETGDGAWVPMNTSEELNFQTKLSWRINPTLRISYNFISNNLPNLFGDYISWTEYSHDWRYTPDGLNKKYNRAFAHNINIHRGISSRSYMTFGLSRYSSNYHHYPYGPDEIINMDIINTATSNSGKPLHTFNVGGMENEYYERRLNMTSLKADYVNQITLHHEIKTGVEFKQTSLSEFKFGLDGQSGNANFDMLVDGKFSTLQDYLFASFETIEQANSVLKDFSDYVHDNPVKPWQLSAYIQDKIEYNTIVVNAGIRLDYFNPNFHVLSDPRDPNLFTPIAPKNR; this is encoded by the coding sequence ATGAAGCTTAAAATTCTTGTTTTATCATGTATACTATCTATAGCATCCGGATGGCTATATTCGAGTACAACGGGAAAAATTATCGGGCAGGTAACGGATGCCCGGACCGGTGAACCGTTAATAGGGTGTAATATCATCATTGAAGGCACATACCTGGGCGCCGCATCGGATATGAACGGGGATTTTGTCATTTTGAATGTGCCTCCAGGGGAATATGTAATTCAGGCTTCCATGATTGGGTATGCACCACAGTCCTTACAAAATGTCTCTGTATCTGTGGACCGTACCACGAATCTTGACATTGAAATGCGCGTGGAAGCGGTGGAAGGTGAAGTGGTAACGGTTGTTGCCGATCGCCCTATGATTGTTCGTGACCGGACATCGTCGGCTTCCCATGTCAGTGCGGAGGATATTGCCAATATGCCCATCGAAACCGTTAGCGAGGTCATCGGAACCAAGGCTGGCATTGTAGACGGACATTTCAGGGGCGGACGAAAAGGGGAGACTATGTATATGGTGGATGGTGTCCCCGTGACCGATCCTTTTACCGGAAACCAAGGTGTTGTGGTAGATGCCGGTGCTGTGGCGGAACTACAGGTCATCACCGGATCCTTCAATGCGGAATACGGAAATGCCATGTCCGGTGTTGTCAATATCGTCACAAAGGACGGGTCAAACACCTTCAGCGGCAATATCCACACATATTTTGGGGATTATATCTCCAATGAGACTGACTATTTTCCTCATATCGATAATATTAATCCATTCAGTATTAAGAATTTGCAACTATCTTTTGAAGGACCAATTGTAAAAGATAAGCTCTTTTTCTATACGAATGTGAGATATTACACTCACGAGGGACATTTGTGGGGCCAACGGCGTTTTGATACGGACAACTTTTTTTACCATCTTGATTCACCGGATTCAGTGGTTGTCACGGATAATTACGAAACATTTATGTCCCACATGTTGTCAATTAATCCCAATTACGGCGGCGATCCTGCCAATGATACTCTGACTATTTTATATGAAACGGGAGACGGGGCATGGGTTCCCATGAATACGTCGGAAGAACTGAATTTTCAGACAAAACTCTCATGGCGAATCAATCCCACACTTCGAATATCCTACAATTTTATCAGTAATAACCTGCCGAATCTTTTTGGCGATTATATTTCCTGGACCGAATACAGCCATGATTGGCGCTACACTCCGGACGGACTCAATAAGAAATACAACCGGGCTTTTGCACACAACATCAATATTCACCGCGGTATTTCGTCCAGGTCTTATATGACGTTCGGATTGTCCCGGTATTCCAGCAATTATCACCACTATCCTTACGGTCCGGATGAAATTATCAATATGGATATTATCAATACGGCAACCAGTAATTCCGGAAAACCTCTCCATACGTTCAATGTCGGCGGAATGGAGAACGAGTATTATGAACGCCGTTTAAACATGACAAGTCTGAAAGCAGATTATGTCAATCAGATCACCCTTCATCATGAAATTAAAACCGGCGTGGAATTTAAACAGACCAGCCTTTCCGAATTTAAATTCGGCCTGGATGGGCAATCCGGAAATGCCAATTTTGACATGCTGGTGGATGGAAAATTTTCCACTCTCCAAGACTATCTCTTTGCCTCATTCGAGACCATTGAACAGGCAAACAGTGTTTTGAAGGATTTTTCTGATTATGTTCACGACAACCCTGTAAAGCCCTGGCAGCTGTCTGCTTACATTCAGGATAAAATTGAATACAACACGATTGTTGTCAATGCAGGCATTCGGCTTGATTATTTTAATCCGAATTTTCATGTCCTCTCTGATCCCAGAGATCCCAATTTATTTACGCCGATCGCCCCGAAAAACCG
- the aspS gene encoding aspartate--tRNA ligase translates to MNLKRTHRCHELKESLVGQTVIVNGWINTRRDLGGIYFLDIRDRYGMIQVRVGTELPESLRESVRKMTPEDVIAVKGQLALRPEEAVNPKMETGTLELLAEEVELLNKAKTPPFEITRRETGSEDLRLKYRYLDLRTRTLQKNILLRHKAAQAVRHFLNREDFLEIETPVLMKSTPEGARDFLVPSRLHKGHFYALPQSPQTYKQLLMVSGFDKYYQIVKCFRDEDLRADRQPEFTQIDIEMSFVDEPDVRDMGERLLASVMKEVKDIDLTLPLPVLSYHDAMETFGSDKPDTRFDLPLFALDEIAVKSDFQIFRSVLASRGVVRGVRVPGGSNLSRKQIDGYTDLARKYGLKGLAFVKVEERGLSGGISRFFNDSLARELIAVSGANPGDLIFFSADAWITALTALGAVRLQLGKDLNLIEKDTYKALWVNDFPLVERSEEEDRYVAMHHPFTSPRPEDEDSMETDPESVRAMAYDLVLNGNEIAGGSIRIYRETLQEKMFRVLGISYEDARQKFGFLLDAFQYGAPPHGGIAFGFDRLVMILAGTNSIREVIAFPKTTTAQSPMDNAPDVVDEKQLKELHLRVEGYE, encoded by the coding sequence ATGAATTTAAAGCGTACACACCGATGCCATGAATTAAAAGAGTCCCTGGTGGGACAAACCGTGATTGTCAATGGCTGGATAAATACCCGCAGAGATTTGGGAGGAATATATTTTTTGGATATCCGGGACCGGTATGGCATGATTCAGGTCAGGGTAGGGACCGAACTGCCGGAATCCCTGCGTGAAAGTGTGAGAAAAATGACTCCTGAAGATGTTATTGCGGTGAAGGGACAACTTGCCCTGCGACCTGAGGAAGCTGTTAATCCAAAAATGGAGACCGGCACTCTGGAATTGTTGGCAGAAGAGGTGGAACTTTTAAATAAAGCCAAAACACCGCCTTTTGAAATTACAAGGCGGGAAACGGGAAGTGAAGATCTGCGTCTTAAATACCGTTATTTGGATTTGAGGACACGAACCCTGCAAAAAAATATTCTGCTACGCCATAAAGCAGCCCAGGCTGTCAGGCACTTTTTAAACCGGGAGGATTTTCTGGAAATTGAAACGCCAGTTCTCATGAAATCCACTCCGGAAGGTGCCCGGGATTTTCTTGTCCCCAGCCGTCTGCATAAGGGACACTTTTATGCCCTGCCACAATCTCCCCAAACCTATAAACAGCTTCTGATGGTCTCCGGTTTTGATAAATATTACCAGATTGTCAAATGTTTCCGGGATGAGGATCTTCGGGCGGACCGGCAACCTGAATTTACCCAGATTGATATCGAAATGAGTTTTGTGGATGAGCCGGATGTAAGAGACATGGGAGAACGCCTGTTAGCCAGTGTGATGAAAGAAGTGAAAGATATTGATCTGACATTACCGTTGCCTGTTTTATCCTACCATGATGCCATGGAAACTTTTGGGAGTGACAAGCCCGATACCCGTTTTGATCTGCCATTATTTGCCTTAGATGAAATAGCAGTAAAATCCGATTTTCAGATTTTCCGGTCCGTGCTGGCCTCAAGGGGAGTGGTTCGCGGAGTGCGGGTCCCCGGTGGGAGCAATTTGTCCCGGAAACAAATAGATGGATATACAGATCTTGCCAGGAAATACGGCCTCAAAGGACTGGCATTTGTTAAGGTAGAGGAGAGAGGACTCTCAGGCGGTATTTCCAGGTTTTTTAATGATTCTCTGGCAAGGGAATTGATTGCGGTGTCCGGTGCAAATCCCGGGGATCTGATTTTCTTTAGTGCTGATGCATGGATTACGGCATTAACGGCGCTTGGGGCTGTTCGTTTACAATTGGGAAAAGATTTAAACCTGATTGAGAAAGATACATATAAAGCACTGTGGGTCAACGACTTTCCCCTTGTTGAGAGAAGTGAGGAAGAGGACCGTTACGTGGCGATGCATCATCCTTTTACGTCTCCCCGTCCGGAGGATGAAGACAGTATGGAAACAGATCCCGAATCGGTCCGCGCCATGGCATATGATTTGGTTCTGAATGGCAATGAAATTGCCGGAGGCAGTATTCGTATCTATCGTGAAACATTGCAGGAAAAGATGTTTCGGGTTCTGGGGATATCCTATGAAGATGCACGTCAGAAATTTGGTTTCCTTCTGGATGCCTTTCAATACGGAGCTCCACCTCATGGCGGGATCGCCTTTGGTTTTGACAGGCTGGTGATGATTCTGGCCGGGACAAATTCCATCCGTGAGGTCATTGCCTTCCCCAAAACTACCACCGCCCAATCCCCCATGGATAATGCCCCCGATGTGGTGGATGAAAAACAGCTGAAAGAACTCCATTTAAGAGTGGAGGGTTATGAGTAG